One Deltaproteobacteria bacterium DNA window includes the following coding sequences:
- a CDS encoding VOC family protein, with translation MSSLAKDTRATLIPAIRYRDASAAIDWLCEAFGFERQLVVPGEGGVILHAQLVFGNGMFMLGSARDDEFGRLQQPLEDTGAPVSQSNYVIVSDVDAHHSRAVAAGAEIVMAPEDQDYGGRLYSCRDPEGNLWNFGSYDPWDEGA, from the coding sequence ATGTCCAGCCTTGCGAAAGACACCCGGGCGACGCTGATTCCGGCCATCCGGTACCGGGACGCGTCGGCGGCCATCGACTGGCTGTGTGAGGCGTTCGGCTTCGAGCGACAATTGGTGGTGCCGGGCGAGGGCGGGGTTATCCTCCACGCGCAGCTCGTGTTCGGCAACGGCATGTTCATGCTGGGGTCGGCGCGGGATGACGAATTCGGCCGACTGCAGCAGCCCCTGGAGGACACCGGCGCGCCGGTGTCCCAGAGCAACTACGTCATCGTCTCGGACGTGGACGCGCACCACTCCAGGGCGGTGGCCGCGGGCGCCGAGATCGTCATGGCTCCGGAGGATCAGGACTACGGCGGCCGGCTCTACTCATGCCGCGACCCGGAGGGAAACCTGTGGAACTTCGGCAGCTATGATCCGTGGGACGAGGGTGCGTAG
- a CDS encoding S8 family serine peptidase: MVGSPALPSEPCVAVHDGDCVELEQFNEAAEAAAEESREHTGFWNQWGLTHINADEAYGNLSVLMGPDVEPGAGVTIGVLDTGIDLEHPSIAGNDNRKVTEEFTPGAIDETLSEAGLLSHGTAVASVAAGARTDSEIGHHGVAWGADLAVFALTLGSGDGVYRPVPVEALPTVDAEDAALYGQVFSWRDGDRKVDILNLSFGYQGLIDGYTEEDLRDNYATTLAALAQADSEEKVILVWAAGNSHGDACDSATVEFCPRDALNAVSVDINPGIPARIEELQGHSVAVVALSPNDGRIASFSNRCGIAADFCIAAPGEAIRSAYFGNISPRFSSRDYANLRGTSFAAPMVSGGLAIMKQLFRDQLSNTDLVARLFDTADRSGFYADPAIYGRGSMDLGAATSPVGVLEVPVGTSVGANGFRLLSTSISPGTAFGDGLRRSLGSREVMAVDRLGAPFWYRLGDFTGTAGGPSVAARLRSFLAEDPSRVGGESVTTQVRGRTDRGAGEESAGVSAYAEADESVHGGAQAGPGGEMAALSVHATRLEASSDVLGSHMSLAEGAVQATLAARGGVSAAAFTTKGLPGQRPTLGAALSWRRVGSPWGVRAGWIGEPKTLLGSVGEGGFGGLAADTSFLGVDARTDLGGWRIGANAEVGIVVPDARGGFVDGVSSLATSAFALHASRALAGAGAVRFSVSQPLRVERGRASMTVPVSRTKAGAVSYDALSAGLAPSGRQMDFSGEWLRPLPKGELRLGAVYSHRPGHRRGADPEVTFLGGWRWVF, encoded by the coding sequence GTGGTCGGCAGTCCCGCGCTACCGTCGGAGCCGTGCGTCGCCGTCCACGACGGCGACTGCGTCGAGTTGGAGCAATTCAACGAGGCCGCGGAAGCTGCCGCCGAGGAGTCCCGGGAGCACACGGGGTTTTGGAACCAGTGGGGACTGACCCACATCAACGCGGACGAGGCCTACGGCAACCTGAGCGTGCTGATGGGGCCGGACGTCGAGCCCGGCGCCGGGGTGACCATTGGCGTCCTGGACACGGGCATCGACCTGGAGCACCCGTCGATCGCGGGCAACGACAACAGGAAGGTCACCGAGGAATTCACGCCCGGCGCGATCGACGAGACCCTGTCCGAGGCCGGCCTCCTGTCTCACGGCACGGCGGTGGCGAGCGTGGCGGCGGGGGCACGGACCGATTCGGAAATCGGTCACCACGGCGTGGCCTGGGGCGCTGACCTTGCCGTGTTCGCCCTCACCCTGGGGTCGGGCGACGGCGTTTACAGGCCGGTGCCGGTGGAGGCTCTGCCCACCGTGGACGCCGAGGACGCCGCGCTGTACGGGCAGGTGTTCTCGTGGCGGGACGGCGACCGGAAGGTGGACATCCTGAACCTGAGCTTCGGCTACCAGGGTCTGATCGACGGCTACACCGAGGAGGATCTGCGCGACAACTATGCGACGACCCTCGCCGCCCTGGCGCAGGCGGATTCCGAGGAAAAGGTCATCCTCGTGTGGGCGGCGGGAAACTCGCACGGAGACGCGTGCGATTCCGCGACGGTGGAGTTCTGCCCGCGCGACGCGCTCAACGCGGTTTCCGTCGACATCAATCCGGGCATTCCGGCGCGCATCGAAGAGTTGCAGGGCCATTCCGTCGCGGTGGTGGCGTTGAGTCCCAACGACGGGCGGATCGCGTCCTTCTCCAATCGCTGCGGTATCGCCGCGGACTTCTGCATCGCCGCTCCTGGCGAGGCAATCCGTAGCGCCTATTTCGGCAACATAAGTCCCCGTTTCTCAAGCCGGGACTACGCGAATCTCCGAGGGACATCCTTCGCCGCCCCCATGGTGTCGGGCGGGCTCGCCATCATGAAGCAGCTCTTCCGGGACCAGTTGTCGAACACGGACCTGGTGGCCCGGCTGTTCGATACCGCCGACCGGAGCGGGTTCTACGCCGACCCGGCCATCTACGGCCGAGGTTCGATGGACCTGGGCGCGGCGACCTCGCCGGTGGGCGTCCTGGAGGTGCCGGTGGGGACGAGCGTGGGCGCCAACGGCTTCCGGCTCCTGTCCACGTCCATCAGCCCGGGGACGGCCTTCGGCGACGGTCTGCGCCGGTCGCTGGGGTCACGGGAGGTGATGGCGGTGGACCGACTGGGAGCGCCATTCTGGTACCGGCTGGGGGACTTCACCGGAACCGCCGGCGGGCCGTCGGTGGCGGCGCGGCTGCGGAGTTTCCTGGCGGAGGACCCGTCGCGGGTGGGCGGAGAGAGCGTCACCACGCAGGTGCGTGGGCGCACGGACAGGGGCGCGGGCGAGGAGTCCGCGGGTGTGTCGGCGTACGCGGAAGCGGATGAGTCCGTTCACGGGGGCGCGCAAGCCGGCCCGGGCGGAGAGATGGCGGCCTTGAGTGTCCACGCCACGCGCCTGGAGGCGTCGTCGGATGTCCTGGGGAGCCACATGTCGCTGGCCGAGGGGGCGGTGCAGGCCACCCTGGCGGCGCGGGGAGGCGTGTCGGCGGCCGCGTTCACCACCAAGGGGCTGCCGGGGCAGCGGCCCACGTTGGGAGCGGCACTGAGCTGGCGGCGCGTGGGGTCGCCGTGGGGCGTGCGTGCGGGGTGGATCGGCGAGCCCAAGACGCTTCTGGGGAGCGTGGGCGAAGGCGGCTTCGGCGGCCTCGCGGCGGACACGTCCTTCCTGGGAGTGGACGCGCGCACGGACCTGGGCGGATGGCGCATCGGCGCCAACGCGGAGGTGGGGATCGTCGTGCCGGATGCGCGCGGGGGCTTCGTGGACGGGGTGTCGTCGCTGGCCACCAGCGCGTTCGCCCTGCACGCGAGCCGGGCGTTGGCGGGAGCCGGCGCGGTGCGCTTCTCCGTGTCGCAACCGCTGCGCGTGGAGCGCGGCCGGGCATCGATGACCGTGCCCGTGAGCCGCACCAAGGCGGGAGCGGTGTCGTACGACGCACTGTCGGCCGGCCTGGCGCCCAGCGGGCGGCAGATGGACTTCTCCGGCGAGTGGCTCCGGCCGCTGCCCAAGGGCGAGCTTCGCCTGGGTGCGGTGTACAGCCACCGCCCGGGCCACCGCAGGGGCGCCGACCCCGAGGTCACATTCCTCGGCGGCTGGCGCTGGGTGTTCTGA
- a CDS encoding S8 family serine peptidase, whose product MARVAAFTLPIALFLLFVLAGCGVIGDNPRLAPEECLPVHDGCVQPEEFQEAAAAAAEESREHPGYENQWGLGYIKADAAYGNLNVVEGPDAEPGAGVTIGFLNTGIDLDHPAFSGNKAVTETFLDDAADETGEEAFSLGTAVASIAAGSRLVEGDPYQGISSHGVGWGADIAMFAVPTSTVSGPYEPRSLERLASADPRHAAQYEEALSWRDGDRRVDILDLSLVMSGVIEGYTEQDLRDNYGRTIAALAQADSEEKAILVWSAGSSHGRECAPSVTDNCRYGFLNAVSPNVLGGLAALIEELRGHSVAVVGVNQADGGLARFSNRCGIAADYCIAAPAMSMRFAYFGPSRGQAVRAYTVSSGNGFATAMVSGGLAVMKQVFRGQLSNTDLVTRLLETADDSGIYADRAFYGRGLMDLGAATSPVGVLEVPVEPSVGANGFRLSSTSISPGTALGDGLQRSLASREVMAVDRMGAPFWYRLGDFTDAGGGPSVTARLRGFLVPDPAWASRTGNVAASRGEAGTVEPLHTAREGAGPAGDTAPITLYAARLRPSSEVRGSHMSLAEGAVQATLAARSGVSAAAFTTKGQPGQRPTVGAALSWRRAGSPLGLRAGWIGEPKTLLGSVGEGAFGGLRADTSFLGVDAHTDLGGWRLGASAELGIVVPDVGGGWVDRVSSLATSAFALHAGRALAGAGAVRFSVSQPLRVERGRASLTVPVSRTTAGAVSYEPLSAGLSPSGRQMDFSGEWRRPLANGELRLGGVYSHRPGHRKDARPELTFLGGWRWAF is encoded by the coding sequence ATGGCACGAGTCGCGGCATTCACCCTCCCCATCGCCCTGTTCCTGTTGTTCGTCCTCGCCGGCTGCGGCGTCATCGGCGACAATCCCCGTCTGGCTCCGGAGGAATGCCTCCCCGTCCACGACGGCTGCGTCCAGCCGGAGGAATTCCAGGAGGCCGCGGCAGCGGCGGCCGAGGAGTCCCGCGAGCATCCGGGCTATGAGAACCAGTGGGGGCTCGGCTACATCAAGGCGGACGCGGCCTACGGCAACCTGAACGTTGTCGAGGGTCCCGACGCCGAACCCGGCGCCGGGGTGACGATCGGGTTCCTGAACACCGGCATCGACCTCGACCACCCGGCGTTCTCCGGAAACAAAGCCGTCACGGAAACATTCCTGGACGACGCGGCGGACGAGACCGGCGAGGAGGCCTTTTCGTTAGGTACGGCGGTGGCGAGCATCGCCGCGGGCAGCCGCCTCGTTGAAGGAGACCCCTACCAGGGGATCTCCAGCCACGGCGTTGGCTGGGGCGCCGACATCGCCATGTTCGCCGTCCCCACTTCCACGGTCAGCGGCCCCTACGAGCCCAGATCGCTCGAGCGTCTGGCGTCGGCGGACCCGAGGCATGCTGCCCAGTACGAGGAGGCGCTGTCCTGGCGGGACGGCGACCGCAGGGTGGACATCCTGGACCTGAGCCTGGTCATGTCGGGTGTGATTGAAGGTTACACCGAACAGGATCTCCGGGACAACTACGGCCGCACCATCGCCGCCCTGGCGCAGGCGGACTCCGAGGAGAAGGCCATCCTCGTATGGTCGGCGGGCAGCAGCCATGGACGTGAGTGCGCTCCGTCGGTGACGGACAACTGCCGGTACGGTTTCCTGAACGCGGTTTCGCCCAATGTGTTGGGCGGGCTCGCCGCGCTCATCGAGGAGTTGCGAGGCCATTCCGTCGCCGTGGTGGGAGTGAACCAGGCCGACGGAGGGTTGGCACGGTTTTCGAATCGTTGCGGCATTGCCGCCGACTATTGCATCGCGGCGCCGGCGATGAGCATGCGGTTCGCCTATTTCGGACCCTCTCGGGGACAGGCCGTTCGGGCCTACACGGTCAGTTCGGGGAACGGATTTGCCACGGCCATGGTATCCGGCGGGTTGGCCGTGATGAAGCAGGTCTTTCGTGGCCAGTTGTCCAACACGGACCTGGTGACCCGGCTGCTGGAGACCGCCGACGACAGCGGCATCTACGCGGACCGTGCGTTCTACGGGCGGGGCTTGATGGACCTGGGTGCCGCGACCTCGCCGGTGGGCGTGCTGGAAGTGCCGGTGGAACCGAGCGTCGGAGCGAACGGCTTCCGGCTCTCTTCGACGTCCATCAGCCCGGGAACGGCCCTCGGGGATGGTCTGCAGCGGTCTCTCGCGTCGCGGGAAGTGATGGCGGTGGATCGCATGGGAGCGCCGTTCTGGTACCGCCTGGGAGACTTCACCGATGCCGGGGGCGGGCCGTCGGTAACGGCACGGCTGCGGGGCTTCCTGGTGCCCGACCCGGCGTGGGCGAGCCGCACGGGCAACGTTGCGGCGTCAAGGGGAGAGGCCGGCACGGTGGAGCCTCTCCACACGGCGCGGGAAGGAGCCGGCCCGGCGGGGGACACGGCGCCGATCACTCTGTACGCCGCTCGCCTGCGGCCGTCGTCCGAGGTCCGGGGCAGCCACATGTCGCTGGCCGAGGGTGCGGTGCAAGCCACCCTGGCGGCGCGGAGCGGTGTGTCCGCGGCGGCGTTCACCACCAAGGGGCAACCGGGGCAGCGGCCCACGGTGGGAGCGGCGCTGAGCTGGCGGCGGGCAGGGTCGCCGCTGGGGCTGCGGGCGGGCTGGATCGGTGAGCCCAAGACGCTCCTGGGGAGCGTGGGCGAAGGCGCTTTCGGCGGCTTGCGGGCGGACACTTCTTTCCTGGGCGTGGACGCGCACACGGACTTGGGCGGGTGGCGGCTCGGCGCCAGCGCGGAGCTTGGGATCGTGGTGCCGGACGTGGGCGGAGGATGGGTGGACCGGGTGTCGTCGCTGGCCACCAGCGCGTTCGCGCTGCACGCCGGCCGGGCGCTGGCGGGGGCCGGGGCGGTGCGTTTTTCGGTGTCGCAGCCGCTGCGCGTGGAGCGTGGGCGAGCGTCCTTGACGGTGCCGGTGAGCCGGACGACGGCGGGGGCGGTGTCGTATGAGCCGCTGTCGGCGGGCCTTTCGCCCAGCGGCCGGCAGATGGACTTCTCCGGCGAATGGCGCCGGCCGCTGGCGAACGGGGAGCTTCGCCTGGGTGGGGTGTACAGCCACCGTCCGGGCCACCGCAAGGACGCCAGGCCCGAGCTGACCTTCCTCGGCGGCTGGCGCTGGGCATTCTGA
- a CDS encoding MEKHLA domain-containing protein: MDLDWIRWLLDSYALWLRRELIDRSGDIQAQSDRLFSAPFVVVSHLDSDDPILNYGNRRALDLWEMTWAQLTATPSRLTAEPVNREERARMLGRVTTHGFVDDYRGVRISRTGRRFLVEQATVWNVLDEGGARRGQAAAFSRWTALGAGIGEEP; this comes from the coding sequence TGGATCCGCTGGCTGCTGGACAGCTACGCCTTGTGGCTGAGGCGGGAGCTCATCGACCGTAGCGGCGACATCCAGGCCCAGAGCGACCGGCTCTTCTCCGCGCCCTTCGTGGTGGTGTCCCACCTCGACTCCGACGATCCCATCCTCAACTACGGCAACCGCCGGGCCCTGGATCTATGGGAGATGACCTGGGCTCAGCTCACGGCGACCCCCTCGCGGCTTACCGCCGAGCCGGTGAACCGGGAGGAGCGGGCGCGAATGCTGGGGCGGGTGACCACCCACGGCTTCGTCGACGATTACCGCGGGGTGCGCATCTCGCGGACGGGCCGGCGTTTCCTGGTGGAGCAGGCCACCGTATGGAATGTCCTGGACGAGGGTGGCGCCAGACGGGGCCAGGCCGCGGCTTTCTCGCGGTGGACGGCCCTGGGAGCAGGTATCGGCGAAGAGCCGTGA